Proteins from a single region of Equus quagga isolate Etosha38 chromosome 18, UCLA_HA_Equagga_1.0, whole genome shotgun sequence:
- the BARHL2 gene encoding barH-like 2 homeobox protein, producing MTTMEGASGSSFGIDTILSSASSGSPGMMNGDFRPLGEARTADFRSQATPSPCSEIDTVGTAPSSPISVTMESPEPHLVADGPQHHHHLHHSQQPPPAAAPTQSLQPSPQQKPPPPPPPQQPPAQQLGSAASAPRTSTSSFLIKDILGDSKPLAACAPYSTSVSSPHHTPKQESNAAHESFRPKLEQEDSKSKLDKREDSQSDIKCHGTKEEGDREITSSRESPPVRAKKPRKARTAFSDHQLNQLERSFERQKYLSVQDRMDLAAALNLTDTQVKTWYQNRRTKWKRQTAVGLELLAEAGNYSALQRMFPSPYFYHPSLLGSMDSTTAAAAAAAMYSSMYRTPPAPHPQLQRPLVPRVLIHGLGPGGQPALNPLSNPIPGTPHPR from the exons ATGACAACAATGGAAGGGGCCAGCGGGTCGAGTTTTGGAATAGACACGATTTTGTCCAGTGCCAGTTCGGGCAGCCCCGGCATGATGAATGGAGATTTCCGCCCGCTCGGCGAGGCCAGGACCGCGGATTTTAGGAGTCAGGCCACTCCGTCCCCCTGTTCGGAGATTGATACCGTAGGAACGGCGCCTTCTTCGCCCATCTCGGTCACCATGGAATCCCCTGAGCCGCATCTGGTGGCAGACGGGccccagcatcaccaccacctccaccacagCCAGCAGCCGCCGCCGGCCGCGGCCCCCACGCAAAGTTTGCAGCCTTCGCCCCAGCAGaagccgccgccaccgccgccgccacAGCAGCCACCGGCCCAGCAGCTGGGCTCGGCCGCCTCGGCCCCCAGGACTTCCacctcttcttttttaattaaggaCATCTTGGGCGACAGCAAACCTCTGGCGGCGTGTGCGCCCTACAGCACCAGCGTCTCCTCTCCCCATCACACCCCGAAGCAGGAGAGCAACGCGGCACACGAGAGCTTCAGGCCAAAGCTCGAGCAGGAGGACAGCAAAAGCAAACTCGACAAGAGGGAAGATTCCCAGAGCGACATCAAATGCCACG GAACAAAGGAGGAAGGAGATCGGGAGATTACAAGTAGCCGAGAGAGTCCCCCTGTAAGAGCCAAAAAGCCTCGCAAAGCCAGGACGGCTTTCTCTGACCACCAACTCAATCAGCTGGAGCGTAGCTTTGAGCGGCAGAAGTACCTGAGCGTGCAGGACCGCATGGACCTGGCAGCTGCGCTCAACCTCACAGACACCCAGGTCAAGACGTGGTACCAGAACCGCAG GACCAAATGGAAGCGGCAGACTGCGGTgggcctggagctgctggccGAGGCGGGGAACTACTCGGCACTGCAGAGGATGTTTCCGTCGCCTTATTTCTACCACCCAAGCCTGCTGGGCAGCATGGACAGCACGACCGCCGCGGCGGCCGCCGCCGCCATGTACAGCAGCATGTACCGGACTCCTCCTGCGCCCCATCCCCAACTGCAGCGGCCCCTGGTGCCCCGCGTACTCATCCACGGCCTGGGGCCCGGGGGACAGCCGGCCCTCAATCCCTTGTCCAACCCCATCCCAGGCACCCCGCACCCCCGGTGA